The genomic window cAGGAACCTGATAGAGTCCCTTCACCCATtgctttgcctacagaaagcaccaatgtcaccttTATGGTGTCTTCAGGGTTCATCTGAggtgctccttaggacttgccaacacacagatggccctggccagtgccctgctgccaggaggagtctgcaacgcagagctgagCGCACAGTGGGTGAGGTGGGGTCTGTGAGCATtgacagggaggagacatggggacagagaaacaggtcccagcagggacagctccaggcagagccTGAAGAGAGCCATTCCACCCTTCTGCAtccctctctgctcagctccacAGGGAAAGAGTCTGGAGAAATGGACTTTGCAGCTGGACTCTTCCACACTCGCAAAAgcccattttcttcttcaagtaCGTTGTTAGGGAGACCATTCTCTAATGGAGAGAGGTGTAAGCACAGGACACCTGCGTGGTGACCAGCAGGTCACTCGTGTGCAGACCAGCTCTCCTGACTCTGCACTAGGGCATAGGGAGCCCTTTTGTCCCTCAGGGCTCAGCAGTGCTCAGGctaaaagcaatgagaaaaagaagGATTTCTGCCCCCTCAGACAAAGTGCCCTCAGCAGCACAAACCTGATCTCACAAAAAGGAGCTGAATGAAATTatgccaaaggaagagaaggcTTTTTGGGGAGATTGTCTGGGAAACAGAATAGGATGGGCTCAAAGAAGTCTGCATCCTGCCTTAACTTGTCAATGTCTTCTCCTCTTTCAACAGATAAGCATAtccagaggcagcaaatgtccaacgGCAGCTCCATTgctgagttcctcctcctggcatttgcagacacacggcagctgcagctcttgcacttctggctcttcctgggcatctacctggctgccctcctgggcaacggcctcatcatcaccgccgtagcctgtgaccaccgcctccacacccccatgtacttcttcctcctcaacctctctgttcttgacctgggctccatctccaccactgtccccaaatccatgggaAATTCTCTATGGGACACCAGGGCGATCTCCTACGCTGGATGtgcttcacagattttttttttctttttctgtgctacagcagagttttatctgctcaccatcatggcctacgaccgctatgttgccatctgcaaacccctgcactacgggaccctcctgggcagcagagcttgtgtccacatggcagcagctgcctggggcagtgggtttctcaattctctccttcacactgccaatacattttccatacccctctgccaaggcaatgccctggaccagttcttctgtgaaatcccccagatacTCAAGCTCTCCTGCTTAGACTCAGACTACCTCAGGGAAGCTGA from Mycteria americana isolate JAX WOST 10 ecotype Jacksonville Zoo and Gardens unplaced genomic scaffold, USCA_MyAme_1.0 Scaffold_46, whole genome shotgun sequence includes these protein-coding regions:
- the LOC142403932 gene encoding olfactory receptor 14J1-like; the protein is MSNGSSIAEFLLLAFADTRQLQLLHFWLFLGIYLAALLGNGLIITAVACDHRLHTPMYFFLLNLSVLDLGSISTTVPKSMGNSLWDTRAISYAGCASQIFFFFFCATAEFYLLTIMAYDRYVAICKPLHYGTLLGSRACVHMAAAAWGSGFLNSLLHTANTFSIPLCQGNALDQFFCEIPQILKLSCLDSDYLREAEILVVSALFAFVCFVFIVLSYVQIFRAVMRIPSEQGWHKAFSTCLPHLALFISTSLFAYLKPPSISSPSLDLVVAVLYSVVPPAVNPLIYSLRNQELKDAVWKLMTG